From Solwaraspora sp. WMMD1047, the proteins below share one genomic window:
- a CDS encoding tetratricopeptide repeat protein produces the protein MGYVVWCGTPGGRDDAALVAIDDPHWTPVDGAVRWGKTVTRRPELRCESWGVPEVMQRAGHPVDTAQLTGTFNPGDRMVSDRYAIRLNGHPPATGEDGRSPWGGLSGAAVFCNGLRGNDLLVGVIAADPVPFGHSVLEAVPAYVLHRDPEFRAVLADHSPATVIEAAELTALASSEPAAHPQGAVVSPAELLSARRAVVGFRGRDDLLEQLRTWVQQPGVGVCLVHGAGGQGKTRLARHFGEQFIRDATGGIVLWLDRTAPAEELAVIADTVVPVLVVVDYAESRPSQVAALLAALATRRRPPAVKVLALARTAGNWWNQLDDTSDLVAMLLDAATVTALPVLDATDAARQDGYRAAVVAFAKELAHVSGYVDTNWLARATALADRPLPSAAAGWTVLAIQMTALADLLDTTTSGHTLRLRSAGYRPDHALAVASDGSEGDWVETTASGCGAERGRSPEERVRRHESRYWKSTAEAAGVFPDLSMSTLTDAVAATVLLLPPTPAQVNDWFARIPGLSDQPLDRRDRVRAWLAGLYPAAGPYAFGQLEPDRLAEHLIGTLIADRTRTSIAETLAAHVDGEDATRWVSICARAAAHPGLGDRVGELLTRMLGKRPTTLAVAALTVAPGLEAPKPLVHALECLMRDPATATASLTSVADALPKSSLLWADIAAELFDALNARSHPETPDESVMQGRRLEDPLGVDRIQFANEVTGLANEAAKAQGLRIEWSRSDVASNLAERASWLAELGRLEEALAASTEAVQMYRRLAEGPGCRPSRGEGRDVERLPGLARSLGNHSNLLMAVGRWREAFDAIKEVVQIFTRLVQERPDAFLSSYAGSLNNYSGMLMDSGRQEEALAASVEAVQIYRRLVEAGQEDLLPDFAVSLGNHARQLKDPVGRKGVLAETTEVVRKLRQLADACPDASLPDLAHSLNMLSNQLSAVGRQEEALAATTEVVQVYRKLANARPDVFLPKLAGNLHNVAMTLADSGRWRDRNGLDAITEAVTIRRQLANARPDAFRPDFARSLNDRAIWLAILRRREEALDVINEAVTIRRQLAEVLPAVYQRELEQSLHVLSMLQDESE, from the coding sequence GTGGGTTACGTGGTGTGGTGCGGAACCCCCGGCGGCCGGGACGATGCAGCCCTGGTCGCGATCGACGACCCGCACTGGACGCCAGTGGACGGCGCGGTGCGGTGGGGCAAGACGGTCACGCGCCGGCCTGAGCTGCGCTGCGAGAGCTGGGGTGTGCCCGAGGTGATGCAGCGTGCCGGTCATCCGGTGGATACAGCGCAGCTGACCGGCACGTTCAACCCTGGTGACAGGATGGTCAGCGACCGGTACGCAATCCGTCTGAACGGTCACCCGCCAGCTACCGGTGAGGATGGCCGCTCCCCGTGGGGTGGCCTGTCCGGAGCCGCAGTGTTCTGCAATGGCCTGCGGGGCAATGACCTGCTGGTCGGGGTGATCGCAGCCGATCCTGTTCCGTTCGGGCACTCGGTGTTGGAGGCCGTGCCCGCCTATGTGCTGCACCGTGATCCGGAGTTTCGTGCAGTCCTGGCCGACCACTCCCCCGCGACGGTGATCGAGGCCGCGGAGTTGACTGCGCTGGCCAGCTCTGAACCGGCCGCTCACCCGCAGGGCGCGGTGGTCTCACCGGCGGAGTTGCTGAGTGCGCGGCGAGCCGTGGTCGGCTTCCGTGGCCGAGACGATCTGCTGGAGCAGTTGCGGACGTGGGTCCAGCAGCCGGGTGTCGGGGTTTGCTTGGTGCACGGCGCTGGCGGTCAGGGCAAGACCCGTTTGGCCCGCCACTTCGGCGAACAGTTCATCCGAGACGCCACGGGTGGGATCGTGCTGTGGCTCGACCGAACCGCCCCAGCCGAGGAACTGGCGGTGATCGCGGACACCGTCGTGCCGGTACTGGTCGTGGTGGATTACGCCGAGTCCCGGCCTAGCCAGGTGGCGGCGCTGCTGGCGGCGCTGGCCACCCGCCGTCGGCCACCCGCGGTAAAGGTGCTGGCGTTGGCCCGCACCGCCGGGAACTGGTGGAATCAGCTCGACGACACCAGCGACCTGGTGGCCATGTTGCTGGATGCCGCGACCGTAACCGCGCTGCCGGTACTGGACGCCACCGACGCTGCCCGCCAGGACGGGTACCGGGCGGCGGTGGTCGCGTTCGCCAAAGAACTGGCCCATGTGTCTGGATACGTCGACACGAACTGGCTGGCGCGAGCCACAGCGCTGGCCGATCGACCACTGCCGTCTGCCGCGGCGGGATGGACGGTGCTGGCGATCCAGATGACTGCCTTGGCCGACCTGCTGGACACCACGACCTCGGGGCATACCTTGCGGTTGAGGTCAGCCGGTTACCGGCCCGATCACGCGCTGGCCGTAGCTAGTGACGGGTCCGAAGGCGATTGGGTGGAGACAACCGCGAGCGGATGCGGCGCGGAACGTGGTAGGAGCCCGGAGGAGCGGGTGCGACGCCATGAAAGCCGTTACTGGAAGAGCACCGCCGAGGCCGCCGGGGTCTTCCCGGACCTGAGCATGAGCACGTTGACAGACGCCGTTGCCGCCACTGTCTTGCTGCTGCCCCCCACGCCGGCGCAGGTTAACGACTGGTTTGCGCGGATCCCGGGGCTGTCCGATCAGCCGCTGGATCGACGCGACCGGGTCCGGGCGTGGTTGGCCGGTCTGTACCCGGCCGCTGGCCCGTACGCGTTCGGCCAGTTGGAACCCGACCGGCTGGCGGAGCACCTGATCGGCACCCTGATCGCCGACCGGACCCGCACCTCGATCGCCGAAACCTTAGCCGCCCACGTCGACGGTGAGGACGCGACCCGATGGGTGAGCATCTGCGCCCGAGCCGCCGCGCACCCCGGTCTCGGTGACCGCGTGGGCGAGCTACTGACGCGGATGCTGGGGAAGCGCCCCACGACCCTGGCGGTGGCCGCGCTGACTGTAGCGCCCGGATTGGAAGCACCCAAGCCGCTGGTGCATGCGCTGGAATGCCTGATGCGCGATCCGGCCACGGCGACCGCCAGTCTGACGAGCGTGGCCGATGCTCTGCCGAAGTCGAGTCTGCTGTGGGCGGACATCGCAGCCGAACTCTTCGATGCGCTGAATGCCCGGAGTCACCCCGAGACACCCGACGAGAGCGTTATGCAAGGCCGGCGGCTGGAAGACCCACTCGGTGTCGACCGCATCCAATTCGCCAACGAGGTCACAGGGCTCGCGAACGAGGCCGCCAAGGCGCAAGGCTTGCGTATCGAGTGGTCTCGATCAGATGTTGCATCGAACCTGGCTGAACGCGCAAGCTGGCTGGCGGAATTGGGTAGGCTCGAGGAGGCGCTCGCCGCGAGCACTGAGGCCGTGCAGATGTATCGACGGTTGGCTGAAGGGCCTGGATGTCGTCCGTCGCGGGGCGAGGGCCGGGACGTAGAGCGCCTGCCTGGCCTCGCCAGGAGCCTGGGCAACCACTCCAACCTGTTGATGGCCGTGGGTCGATGGCGTGAGGCATTCGATGCGATCAAAGAGGTCGTGCAGATCTTTACACGACTGGTTCAGGAGCGCCCGGACGCCTTCCTGTCCAGCTACGCCGGCAGCCTGAACAACTATTCAGGCATGTTGATGGACTCGGGTCGGCAAGAGGAGGCACTGGCTGCGAGCGTGGAGGCCGTCCAGATCTATCGAAGACTAGTCGAGGCAGGCCAGGAAGATTTGCTCCCCGACTTCGCCGTGAGCTTGGGCAACCACGCCAGGCAGTTGAAGGATCCGGTTGGTCGGAAGGGGGTGCTGGCCGAGACCACTGAAGTCGTCCGGAAGTTGAGACAACTCGCTGACGCGTGTCCGGACGCCTCCCTCCCCGACCTCGCCCACAGTCTGAACATGCTTTCTAATCAGTTGTCGGCCGTGGGTCGACAAGAGGAGGCCCTAGCCGCGACCACTGAAGTCGTCCAAGTCTACCGGAAACTCGCCAACGCGCGTCCCGATGTCTTCCTCCCCAAGCTCGCCGGGAATCTGCACAACGTCGCTATGACGTTGGCAGACTCGGGCCGGTGGAGGGACAGGAACGGGCTGGACGCGATCACCGAAGCTGTCACCATCCGACGACAGCTCGCTAATGCGCGTCCGGATGCCTTCCGCCCCGACTTCGCCAGGAGCC
- a CDS encoding trypco2 family protein: protein MEIELADAVAAVREELLHAAALGIGQPVKFLVGQIELEFAVELRQDAKAKAGFRTWVVSGDVEGGLSRGRTHRVSVTLTPIRPDGRDWLVAGDSARPDGPGDVSDTTGR, encoded by the coding sequence ATGGAGATCGAGTTGGCAGACGCGGTCGCTGCGGTGCGTGAGGAATTGCTGCATGCGGCGGCGCTCGGGATCGGTCAGCCGGTGAAGTTCTTGGTAGGTCAGATCGAGCTGGAGTTCGCCGTGGAGCTGCGTCAGGACGCCAAGGCCAAGGCGGGGTTCAGAACGTGGGTGGTCTCTGGCGATGTCGAGGGCGGTCTCTCGCGGGGCCGCACGCACCGGGTGTCGGTGACCTTGACACCTATCCGTCCTGACGGCAGGGACTGGCTCGTGGCCGGTGATTCAGCCCGACCGGACGGCCCCGGCGACGTTTCAGACACGACTGGACGCTGA
- a CDS encoding M23 family metallopeptidase encodes MTGRVVSWLVIAVCSVLLLCSGLFSAVFVGGGAGVPAGCYMPADASASASSPLVDLTPPAGGFDPIGDWSSEQVGNAATIVTVGVQLGIPPRGWVIAVATAMQESTLTNLPHLGAGNDHDSVGLFQQRPSQGWGTVAQLMDPGYASMNFFRALRRVDGWQSMALTDAAQAVQTSAYPGAYATWEDDATTLVGALTGLAGQLGDCGANVGPMGWTQPIIAEVGSGFRTADRPSHDGVDFSVGKGTAIHAAASGVVTRVRCNAIDVRTGGDWGCDRDGNPELTSGCGWYVDIEHPNPGGPGGVIVTRYCHLLTRPAVAEGERVVAGQVIGVAGSSGHSSGPHLHYEVHLGDHSPATAVDPVAFHRLVCAPLGRFAGTPPPCEPSPDA; translated from the coding sequence ATGACTGGCCGCGTCGTGTCGTGGCTCGTGATCGCGGTCTGCTCTGTGCTGCTGCTGTGCTCCGGGCTGTTCAGCGCCGTGTTCGTCGGTGGTGGTGCGGGCGTGCCGGCCGGCTGCTATATGCCGGCCGATGCCAGCGCGTCGGCGTCGAGTCCGCTGGTGGATCTGACCCCGCCCGCTGGAGGGTTCGACCCGATCGGGGACTGGAGCAGCGAGCAGGTCGGCAACGCGGCGACGATCGTGACCGTCGGCGTCCAGCTGGGCATCCCGCCGCGTGGATGGGTCATCGCGGTCGCCACCGCGATGCAGGAGTCGACGCTGACCAACCTGCCGCACCTGGGCGCCGGCAACGACCACGACTCGGTCGGGCTGTTCCAGCAGCGCCCGAGCCAAGGCTGGGGCACCGTCGCGCAGCTGATGGACCCGGGCTACGCCAGCATGAATTTCTTCCGGGCGTTGCGACGCGTCGACGGCTGGCAGTCGATGGCGCTCACGGACGCGGCGCAAGCGGTGCAGACGAGCGCCTACCCCGGCGCCTACGCCACGTGGGAGGACGATGCGACCACCCTGGTCGGCGCGCTTACCGGCCTGGCCGGGCAGCTCGGCGACTGTGGCGCCAACGTCGGCCCAATGGGCTGGACGCAGCCGATCATCGCCGAGGTCGGCAGTGGCTTCCGCACGGCGGATCGTCCCTCGCACGACGGGGTCGACTTCAGTGTCGGCAAGGGCACTGCGATCCACGCCGCCGCCAGCGGTGTGGTCACCCGGGTGCGGTGCAACGCCATCGACGTGCGCACCGGCGGTGATTGGGGTTGCGACCGCGACGGCAACCCGGAGCTGACGAGTGGCTGTGGCTGGTACGTCGACATCGAGCACCCGAATCCCGGTGGCCCGGGCGGGGTCATCGTGACCCGCTACTGCCACCTGCTCACCCGCCCCGCCGTCGCCGAGGGCGAGCGTGTGGTGGCCGGGCAGGTCATCGGCGTCGCCGGTAGCTCCGGGCACTCCTCCGGCCCGCACCTGCACTACGAGGTTCACCTCGGTGACCACAGCCCGGCCACAGCCGTCGACCCGGTGGCGTTCCACCGGCTGGTCTGCGCCCCGCTGGGCCGGTTCGCCGGCACGCCGCCGCCGTGCGAACCGTCCCCCGACGCCTGA
- a CDS encoding AAA family ATPase has translation MNPTSPQPANPGANPTPTPAAPATARRIGHLYPRVAQFLADNPDNPLKVGQITRAIGAPSSGAVFGVLKRMASVGYATHVRDPYHRFQITPAGIAAAGTLPPPAPRGASGGGRAGRSGRRKPVTRPNGELYWPRKLAGGTDIEVLRRLRAAQMPVLLYGPPGTGKTAMVEAAFDDLLTVAGTGDTVVEDFLGNYVPLPDGGYEFVYGPLVQAMRDGRPLLVDDATLIPPRVLSVLYPAMDGRRVIHLTAYRNERVEATDGFYVIAGHNPGVHGAVLTEALASRFGVHIEVTTDWDLARRLKVDNRAVAAAIDLNNELAAGTVTWAPQLRELLGFARLHKTLSLATAVSNLAGRAPDHDRDAVIKALTTHFGTTVTALSLGPQH, from the coding sequence ATGAACCCGACGTCACCGCAGCCGGCCAACCCCGGCGCCAACCCGACCCCCACGCCCGCCGCTCCCGCCACCGCCCGCCGGATAGGTCACCTGTACCCGCGCGTCGCGCAGTTTCTGGCTGACAACCCCGACAACCCGCTGAAGGTCGGGCAGATCACCCGAGCGATCGGCGCACCCTCTTCGGGCGCGGTGTTCGGTGTGCTCAAGCGGATGGCCAGCGTCGGTTACGCCACCCACGTCCGCGATCCGTACCACCGGTTCCAGATCACCCCGGCCGGGATCGCCGCCGCCGGCACCCTGCCGCCGCCGGCTCCGCGGGGCGCCTCCGGCGGTGGCCGCGCCGGCCGGTCGGGCCGGCGCAAGCCGGTGACCCGCCCGAACGGGGAGCTGTACTGGCCGCGCAAGCTCGCCGGCGGCACCGACATCGAGGTGCTGCGCCGGCTCCGCGCCGCGCAGATGCCGGTGCTGCTGTACGGGCCGCCCGGCACCGGCAAGACCGCCATGGTCGAGGCCGCCTTCGACGACCTGCTCACCGTCGCCGGCACCGGCGACACCGTCGTGGAGGACTTCCTCGGCAACTACGTGCCGCTGCCCGACGGCGGCTACGAGTTCGTCTACGGCCCCCTCGTCCAGGCGATGCGGGACGGCCGGCCGCTGCTGGTCGACGACGCCACCCTCATCCCACCCCGGGTGCTGTCCGTGCTCTACCCGGCCATGGACGGCCGCCGCGTCATCCACCTGACGGCCTACCGCAACGAACGCGTCGAGGCCACCGACGGTTTCTACGTCATCGCCGGACACAACCCCGGCGTACACGGCGCCGTGCTCACCGAAGCCCTCGCCTCCCGCTTCGGCGTGCACATCGAGGTCACCACCGACTGGGACCTGGCCCGCCGGCTCAAAGTCGACAACCGCGCTGTGGCCGCCGCGATCGACCTCAACAACGAACTCGCCGCCGGCACCGTCACCTGGGCGCCGCAGCTACGCGAACTGCTCGGCTTCGCCCGCCTCCACAAGACCCTCAGCCTCGCCACGGCGGTGTCCAACCTCGCCGGCCGCGCCCCCGACCACGACCGCGACGCCGTCATCAAAGCGCTGACCACCCACTTCGGCACCACCGTCACCGCACTCAGCCTCGGCCCACAGCACTAA
- a CDS encoding VWA domain-containing protein — protein MPHPSGHLRPAGNPNPGDPDWDGWSQAWTRHVKVLTGRTDLTVVVAPGAGGGAPACFYPALRRIEVDATHIGDTPDIADPARAAHKKRVPTAYGLLVHEAAHATHSRWTIPRGTPPIVAAAADLLEESRAEGRQRGRRRTDRRWLRHTVNTLITADEAPVDDPWRAGHLAGLLLARVDARIVTSKDVRTVRGAVLTVLGTKRLKRLREIWKTAHTVADDDAATMIDLGWQWCQALGIDPRRQLTVPVPDPGVFPGQLAKALADYLAAAAGISPAEFTAQLIAGRHGAPATWRRRTPTVEEQQAARQLAARLHAARSHQPEPDTRPSPIPPGRLRVRQAITADAQRDAGALHPTAAPWQQRATLPPPKPTLRIAVLVDTSGSMSPYAKPLSSAGWILSTAAHRNHAATATIAFGSTATLLVPPRQRPTHVLDISPGGGTTAFNDAVKLADQVLDLRQRGPLRMLAVVSDGELDDIEAGQKLITTLHRTGCTVLWLRPAGLSGHTFHHTTTLTVANPIDAIGQIIAAAITPLENA, from the coding sequence ATGCCACACCCCAGCGGTCACCTCCGACCCGCCGGCAACCCCAACCCGGGCGACCCGGACTGGGACGGCTGGTCCCAAGCCTGGACCAGACACGTCAAGGTCCTGACCGGACGCACCGACCTGACCGTGGTCGTCGCCCCCGGCGCCGGCGGCGGCGCCCCGGCCTGCTTCTACCCCGCCCTGCGGCGCATCGAGGTCGACGCCACCCACATCGGTGACACCCCCGACATCGCCGACCCCGCCCGCGCCGCCCACAAGAAGCGGGTGCCCACCGCGTACGGGCTGCTCGTCCACGAGGCCGCCCACGCCACTCACAGCCGCTGGACGATCCCGCGCGGCACCCCACCCATCGTGGCCGCCGCCGCCGACCTGCTCGAGGAATCCCGGGCCGAAGGCCGCCAACGCGGCCGGCGCCGCACCGACCGGCGCTGGCTACGCCACACCGTCAACACCCTGATCACCGCCGACGAGGCACCCGTCGACGACCCCTGGCGCGCAGGACACCTCGCCGGGCTGCTCCTGGCCCGCGTCGACGCCCGCATCGTCACCAGCAAGGACGTCCGTACCGTGCGTGGGGCGGTCCTCACCGTACTCGGGACCAAACGGCTCAAGCGGCTACGCGAGATCTGGAAAACCGCCCACACCGTCGCCGACGACGACGCCGCCACGATGATCGACCTCGGTTGGCAATGGTGTCAGGCACTCGGCATCGACCCACGGCGCCAGCTCACGGTTCCGGTGCCGGACCCCGGTGTGTTCCCTGGACAGCTCGCCAAGGCCCTGGCCGACTACCTCGCCGCCGCCGCAGGCATCAGCCCGGCCGAGTTCACCGCCCAGCTGATCGCCGGCCGGCACGGCGCCCCCGCCACCTGGCGGCGCCGAACCCCCACCGTCGAAGAACAGCAGGCCGCACGGCAACTCGCCGCACGGCTGCACGCCGCCCGGAGCCACCAACCGGAACCGGACACGAGACCCTCGCCGATTCCGCCCGGCCGGCTGCGGGTCCGCCAGGCCATCACCGCCGACGCCCAACGCGACGCCGGCGCCCTCCACCCGACCGCCGCACCCTGGCAGCAACGCGCCACCCTGCCGCCGCCCAAACCCACCCTGCGAATCGCGGTGCTCGTCGACACCTCCGGATCAATGAGCCCCTACGCCAAGCCGCTCTCCTCGGCCGGCTGGATTCTCAGCACGGCCGCGCACCGCAACCACGCCGCGACCGCCACCATCGCCTTCGGCAGCACCGCCACCCTGCTCGTGCCGCCGAGGCAACGCCCCACCCACGTCCTGGACATCAGCCCCGGCGGCGGCACCACCGCATTCAACGACGCGGTCAAACTCGCCGACCAGGTCCTCGACCTACGCCAACGCGGCCCCCTGCGGATGCTCGCCGTCGTCTCCGACGGCGAGCTCGACGACATCGAAGCCGGGCAGAAGCTCATCACCACCCTGCACCGCACCGGCTGCACCGTACTGTGGCTGCGCCCCGCCGGCCTGTCCGGCCACACCTTCCACCACACCACCACCCTCACCGTGGCCAACCCGATCGACGCGATCGGACAGATCATCGCCGCCGCGATCACCCCGCTCGAAAACGCCTGA
- a CDS encoding DUF4262 domain-containing protein, translating into MTNIDDFLRRQEEIIDRIGWAVMHVLPTYDDPDITTPFAYTVGLTAHDYPELIIAGLPPEVAHGLLNDLAGRLYDKAERFACGQRISDLIAGYDAVLVEGAPIDALLPGVAIARYGRNRVRLLQVVWPDPQGRFPWDAGYDVDPDTQPLIARP; encoded by the coding sequence ATGACGAACATCGACGATTTCCTGCGCCGACAAGAAGAGATCATCGACCGGATTGGTTGGGCGGTCATGCATGTGCTGCCCACCTATGACGACCCCGACATTACGACCCCGTTCGCCTACACCGTTGGGCTGACCGCGCACGACTATCCAGAACTGATCATTGCCGGGCTGCCGCCCGAGGTTGCCCACGGCCTGCTCAACGACCTGGCCGGCCGGCTGTACGACAAGGCCGAACGGTTCGCCTGCGGCCAGCGCATCAGCGATCTCATCGCCGGTTACGACGCCGTCCTCGTCGAGGGCGCACCGATCGATGCGCTGCTGCCCGGGGTCGCCATCGCCCGCTACGGACGCAACCGGGTACGGCTGCTGCAGGTGGTGTGGCCCGACCCGCAGGGCCGGTTTCCCTGGGATGCCGGCTACGACGTCGACCCCGACACTCAGCCGCTGATCGCGCGGCCGTAG